A window of the Thalassospira indica genome harbors these coding sequences:
- a CDS encoding Bcr/CflA family multidrug efflux MFS transporter has protein sequence MSTPLPSASLDPKKLAILLAALVATAPFAIDTYLPAIPAMARDFGEATHAVEVSVSTFLIGFALGQLIGGPLSDRIGRRPIALVGLVIYIVTSAIITTVDSAFSLNVMRFFQAIGGGFSIVIVGASVRDLFDGKEAARMFALIAVIMMIAPLVAPTIGSLLLVWSTWQSIFVLLIVYGSLMLAIVYLKLPETSLMRRRHPGPVRRVWWTYLEVLRTRKAVGFMLTHAGASAVMFSFVTDSPFMYIDFFGVPQAYFPYLFGANVAVIIICNRLNNPLLKRLECHQILKIGTGIQLVATIGLFIATNVFEPSLWTVVPFIMFSVGLIGLTAPNATASFMQYFPYIGGTATALLGTIQFATGAVAGIVIGHFHDNTLFPLTVSMLGFAIFANLMVHFMADAKQTESPT, from the coding sequence CCGAAAAAGCTTGCCATCTTGCTTGCCGCACTGGTTGCGACGGCACCATTTGCCATTGATACCTATCTGCCGGCGATCCCGGCAATGGCGCGCGACTTTGGCGAAGCCACCCATGCTGTTGAAGTTTCCGTCAGTACCTTCTTGATCGGATTTGCCTTGGGACAACTGATCGGCGGACCTTTGTCTGACCGGATTGGTCGACGTCCCATCGCCTTGGTCGGGTTGGTAATCTATATCGTCACCAGCGCGATTATCACCACCGTCGACAGCGCCTTTTCGCTGAATGTCATGCGTTTTTTCCAGGCGATTGGCGGCGGATTTTCGATTGTGATTGTCGGTGCGTCGGTGCGCGATCTGTTTGATGGCAAGGAAGCTGCGCGCATGTTTGCGCTGATTGCGGTGATCATGATGATTGCACCGCTTGTCGCACCAACCATCGGCTCGTTATTACTGGTCTGGTCAACATGGCAATCGATCTTCGTGCTGCTGATTGTCTATGGCAGCCTGATGCTTGCCATCGTTTACCTGAAACTGCCCGAAACAAGCTTGATGCGCCGACGCCATCCCGGCCCGGTACGCCGGGTTTGGTGGACCTATCTGGAAGTCCTGCGCACGCGCAAGGCGGTTGGCTTTATGCTGACCCATGCCGGGGCCAGTGCGGTGATGTTCAGTTTCGTCACCGACAGCCCGTTTATGTATATCGATTTCTTTGGCGTGCCGCAGGCATACTTCCCGTATCTGTTCGGGGCCAATGTTGCGGTGATTATCATCTGTAACCGGCTCAACAATCCGTTGCTCAAACGCCTCGAATGTCATCAGATTCTAAAAATCGGTACCGGCATTCAACTTGTCGCGACCATCGGCTTGTTCATTGCGACAAATGTCTTTGAGCCAAGCTTGTGGACGGTGGTGCCGTTCATCATGTTCTCGGTCGGACTGATCGGTCTGACGGCCCCGAATGCCACGGCGTCCTTCATGCAATACTTCCCGTATATCGGCGGTACGGCGACGGCCCTGTTGGGGACGATCCAGTTCGCCACCGGCGCGGTTGCAGGCATCGTCATCGGTCATTTTCATGACAACACTTTGTTTCCACTGACCGTATCGATGCTGGGCTTTGCGATTTTTGCCAATCTGATGGTCCATTTTATGGCCGACGCAAAACAGACAGAATCCCCCACCTGA